Genomic window (Paraglaciecola psychrophila 170):
CGTTACTTCTCGGAAAGTCGTTTCTTTCGCATCACTGCCTTCCCCTCTGAAAGAGAGTGCACCAGAGGTTTCCTCCCCAATTATTTTTATTAAGCCAAACGTATTATTTTTAGAAATAGTGGTATTACTGGTAATTTCTTCCAGACCTTTACCTTCAGGTAATAAGTTTTGTAAATAGTTTCTAACGGCTCGATGATCAAAGTTACCATCTAATGGCAGATAAGGGGAAACTGCAAAGCCTTCTTCAACCCATGAGGACTCATAAGTTAATGAAATTTCAGTATCAGAGCCTACTGGAATACTGATCGTGGCGATTTTCTTATGATGACTTAGGAATACATACAAATTATTTACATTAGTACCACTGGTCATCACTTGCTCCGGTAGTATTGTTATTTTTTGTGTGTTCATCAGAGATAATACTGAATGACAAACCAAGATACTCCATCACTTTTAATATATTGGCGAGTTTAACGTTGGTATCACCCTTTTCAATTTTGATCAGAGTAGGTTTTGAGAGTGAAAGTGCTTCAGACACGTCAACCAATGTAAGCTTCATGCCTGTGCGCTTAGCTGTAATCGCTTCAGCTAACTGCTCAGGTGAAAAGCTTTTTGTTAAATCTGGCATAGTGGTACTTTTAACCACTCTACCTAACGTTTGCTTTATTGACATACAACACCATAAGTTAACTTTAATTTACTTTTAAATATAAGTTAATAAAAAACCCATCAAAAGTCAATAATAGTTTACTTTTGGGATGGTTATGCTTATTTAACCACTATAAGTAAATTATAATTAACTTTTGATTGGTTCGTTCATTGAAACAAATCTAAAGTCAACCATAGTTGACTTTAGGCTACTTCATATCTATTCCTTAACTGTAAAATTGGTCATCGGAAGAATTAATTTCGCTACTTTTTCATGAGCCTCTTTTCTCTCTTGCTTGTATTCATACTTGTTATAAATTCTCACAATATTTGAAGCGTGGTGATTTACACATTTCTCAGCAACTTCTTCTCGAATTCCTAGGCTTACCATCAGAGTAAGGCATGTACGGCGTAAATTATGTACCACAAACTCACTCCGGCTTGATCAAGAATATTTTTGGCGGGCTGTTTTTTGCTTATTACTCTTCCAAATAAATCGGCAAACGTGCCACAAACTGATACAGTTTGGCTCAGAAAAAAAAGGCATATTCAACAAATCATTATTTAAATACGATAAAGACCAAGACCTTTATATTTGCCCAGCGGGCGAGAAATTACCGTACCAACGTGACGTGACCGAAAGAGGCCTTGAGCAAAAGGTATACGTTAATTTTTACGCTTGCCGTGATTGTAGTGTTAGAGATAAATGCACGAAGTCATTAAAAGAGCCAAGGAAAATGAGACGTTGGGTTCACGAACATGAGATAGACGCGATGCAGCAGCGGCTCGACGATAATCCAGAGATATCGGTTGTGAGAAGACAAACCGTGGAGCATCCGTTGGGTACTATCAAAATGTGGATGGGCACGACACACTTTTTAATGAAGCGTAGAAAGAATGTCAGTATCGAGATGAACCTGCATGTGCTGGCTTATAACCTGAAGAGAATGATGACAATAATGGGGACAGCTGGTTTGATGGAGGCCATCAGGCAATAAGGGGAGATTTAGCCTGAATTCATGAGATAAAACAGCCTTTAAACGTCACATTTATCATTAACAACCCGTCTTAACACTCCAAATCCAAAATTCCGCGCTAACGCTAATAATCAGTGACTAAGTCATTTGGAAGGTTGAGTATCACAGAGGGTAAGATTTGGCGGTTGTAATCCGAGTTTTTACACAGCCTGTCGGATCACCTGCCATTAGGATACCAATCGACAACATCAAAAAGTCTAAAGATATACAGATTGCTTGAACGGCTCCTGTTCGCTGTGAGCTCAAACCCGTCTGTCAGTTTATTAGGTAAGGCTGAGTTTCAAACATTAATTCGTTGTATTTTTATAGAGTTTAAACTTTGGCTTTTCCTAGTTACAAACATTACATAACTTGGGCGAAAATTGAATACACAAAATCGCGGGTTTCATGGGGTTTCAGTTTCAAACTTTAATATGCTCGTACAGCAAATTTAACGAAGATATTTGCAGTAATAGCTGTACTAAACGGTATGGCTTATCCCGAGTTCAGGTTACCTAGCTCAATCAATTAAAACACCGGCATTGTGAAGTTTTTGATGAGCTAAGGTTAACGCTTGGGTACGGTCATATACAAAGTCTGCATCCGTCAGTAGGGTTTCAAAACCCAAGTGCATAAGTTTGTCTTTGGTGCGGGGCTTATTCACCAGCATCACCACTTGTTTATCAAGTTCTTGGGCATCTTTTATCAAATTTTCGATAGTCAGAGCGATAGTGTCATCTAAAAAAGAAACATCGCTTAAATCTACAATTAAAGCATGGTGATCACCCAAACTGCCCAGCTCTCTGGAGAGGGCTTTGGATACGCCAAAAATCATAGTCCCACTTAAGTAAAAATACAGGATTTGTCCTTGGGCTTTATTCAGCAGCGAGCGTTGCTCTTTATTAAGGGGTAATCGACCGTCCACATCACTTATCGCTTTAATATTTTTGGCCTGTGAAGCACTGAGTTTTTCAATCGTAATAATATTCGCAATAAATACCCCGATCCCTACGGCAACGACCAAATCAACAAAGACTGTCAGCAGCAATACCGCGTACATGATGTAACTGGTTTGCTTGGATGTTTTATGGGCGCGTTTAATAAAACTCCAATCCAGAATATCTATGCCCACCTTGATAGCAATGCCCGCCAGAACAGCGATAGGAATAACCGAGATGAGGCCAGATGCACCAAATACAGCCACAATTAATATGAACACACGGATAAGACCTGACAAGGCCGATTTGGCTCCGGTTTGGATATTCACCACCGTCCCCATGGTTGCACCCGCACCAGGCAAACCGCCAAACAAACCTGAGAACAAATTACCTAAGCCTTGGCCAATCAGTTCTTTATCTGATTTGTGCTCACTGCGTGTGAGGTTGTCGGCAATGACTGACGTTAACATCGAATCAATACAACCCAGCATACCCAGCACAATCCCATCTAGTATCATAGTTTGCAGTAATTCAGGGGTAAAGGTGGGGAACACTAATGAGGGTAAACTGACGTCAATTTCACC
Coding sequences:
- a CDS encoding helix-turn-helix domain-containing protein, encoding MSIKQTLGRVVKSTTMPDLTKSFSPEQLAEAITAKRTGMKLTLVDVSEALSLSKPTLIKIEKGDTNVKLANILKVMEYLGLSFSIISDEHTKNNNTTGASDDQWY
- a CDS encoding SulP family inorganic anion transporter, whose protein sequence is MKIFNTINRNSLKGDILGGLTAAIVSLPLALAFGLASGAGPEAGLYGAIIIGLFAALFGGTPTLISEPTGPMTVIMAAVVTAMVARYPDTGLAMAFTVVMIAGVTQILFGVLKLGKYITLMPYSVISGFMSGIGCILIIMQFAPAVGVTAPSGGVTGAIIAFPDTLSNISITELGMALGTLLLILFTPRKVKQWVPPQLIALVVISLISVFLLTDPDIKRIGEIDVSLPSLVFPTFTPELLQTMILDGIVLGMLGCIDSMLTSVIADNLTRSEHKSDKELIGQGLGNLFSGLFGGLPGAGATMGTVVNIQTGAKSALSGLIRVFILIVAVFGASGLISVIPIAVLAGIAIKVGIDILDWSFIKRAHKTSKQTSYIMYAVLLLTVFVDLVVAVGIGVFIANIITIEKLSASQAKNIKAISDVDGRLPLNKEQRSLLNKAQGQILYFYLSGTMIFGVSKALSRELGSLGDHHALIVDLSDVSFLDDTIALTIENLIKDAQELDKQVVMLVNKPRTKDKLMHLGFETLLTDADFVYDRTQALTLAHQKLHNAGVLID